A single region of the Salarchaeum japonicum genome encodes:
- a CDS encoding KH domain-containing protein, with translation MTQHVKIPQDRIGVLIGEGGETLRRIEREAEVSLDVDSENGAVAVEKTGDPVRGLKGPDIVRAIGRGFRPDDALSLLDDDMRLFDTIDIDRAARNDNDLRRKKGRLIGENGRTRELIEELTGASVVIYGSTFGVIGGPNEVEIARSAAEMILDGAPHGAVYSFLERKRTEELKHQGMDYHEYHG, from the coding sequence ATGACTCAACACGTGAAGATTCCGCAGGACCGCATCGGGGTTCTCATCGGCGAGGGCGGTGAGACGCTCCGCCGCATCGAGCGGGAGGCGGAGGTCAGCCTCGACGTGGATTCGGAGAACGGCGCGGTCGCTGTGGAGAAGACGGGCGACCCGGTTCGCGGCCTGAAGGGCCCGGACATCGTGCGCGCCATCGGTCGCGGGTTCCGGCCGGACGACGCGCTCAGCCTGCTCGACGACGACATGCGGCTGTTCGACACCATCGACATCGACCGCGCGGCGCGCAACGACAACGACCTCCGCCGCAAGAAGGGCCGGCTCATCGGCGAGAACGGCCGGACGCGCGAACTCATCGAGGAGTTGACTGGCGCGAGCGTCGTCATCTACGGCTCGACGTTCGGCGTCATCGGCGGGCCGAACGAGGTCGAAATCGCGCGGTCGGCCGCGGAGATGATTCTGGACGGCGCGCCCCACGGCGCGGTGTACTCGTTCCTCGAACGCAAGCGCACGGAGGAACTCAAGCACCAGGGGATGGACTACCACGAGTACCACGGATAG
- the rio1 gene encoding serine/threonine-protein kinase Rio1 translates to MADDDFVEETEGAPGDEFEEIDVSDTEADRIARKRDREFAEFRKRVKDADQFKVEAGAFDDATYAAIYKLVQDGYVAALGGPISTGKEANVYAAEAPEGETVALKVYRVNASDFRQMRDYLEGDPRFEGIRGDKKSVVLAWTRKEFANLKRAAEAGVKVPDPIAVQRNVLAMEYIGGEDEAAPTLTDVTLENPETAYEVVKEYMRRLYDAKLVHGDLSEYNIVVHEGELTVIDVGQAVTTYHPNADEFLRRDCRNVANFFSRAGADADVDDLYAFVTRE, encoded by the coding sequence GTGGCGGACGACGACTTCGTGGAGGAGACCGAGGGAGCGCCGGGGGACGAGTTCGAGGAAATCGACGTTTCCGACACGGAAGCCGACCGCATCGCGCGAAAGCGCGACCGCGAGTTCGCGGAGTTCCGCAAGCGCGTGAAGGACGCCGACCAGTTCAAGGTCGAGGCGGGCGCGTTCGACGACGCGACGTACGCGGCCATCTACAAACTCGTGCAGGACGGGTACGTCGCGGCGCTCGGCGGCCCCATCTCGACGGGGAAGGAGGCGAACGTGTACGCGGCGGAAGCGCCGGAGGGGGAGACGGTCGCGTTGAAGGTGTACCGCGTGAACGCCTCGGATTTCCGGCAGATGCGGGACTACCTGGAGGGCGACCCGCGCTTCGAGGGCATCCGAGGGGACAAGAAGTCCGTCGTGCTGGCGTGGACGCGCAAGGAGTTCGCGAACCTCAAGCGCGCCGCGGAGGCGGGCGTGAAAGTCCCCGACCCCATCGCCGTCCAGCGGAACGTGCTCGCGATGGAGTACATCGGCGGGGAGGACGAGGCCGCCCCGACGCTCACCGACGTGACGCTGGAGAACCCGGAGACGGCGTACGAGGTCGTGAAGGAGTACATGCGTCGGCTGTACGACGCGAAACTCGTGCACGGCGACCTCTCCGAGTACAACATCGTCGTCCACGAGGGCGAACTCACCGTCATCGACGTGGGTCAGGCGGTCACCACCTACCACCCGAACGCGGACGAGTTCCTGCGGCGGGACTGCCGGAACGTCGCGAACTTCTTCTCGCGGGCGGGCGCGGACGCCGACGTGGACGACCTGTACGCGTTCGTCACCCGCGAGTAG
- the eif1A gene encoding translation initiation factor eIF-1A, whose protein sequence is MSEDEGSRKNLRMPDEDEVFAEVTNMLGANRVNVRCADGTERTARIPGRMQKRIWIREGDIVLVEPWDWQDEKADVTWRYEKADAEQLREEGHLD, encoded by the coding sequence ATGAGCGAGGACGAGGGGAGCCGCAAGAACCTGCGGATGCCCGACGAGGACGAAGTGTTCGCCGAGGTGACGAACATGCTCGGCGCGAACCGAGTGAACGTCCGCTGTGCGGACGGGACGGAGCGAACCGCCCGCATCCCGGGGCGGATGCAGAAGCGCATCTGGATTCGCGAGGGCGACATCGTGCTGGTGGAGCCGTGGGACTGGCAGGACGAGAAGGCGGACGTGACGTGGCGCTACGAGAAAGCGGACGCCGAGCAACTCAGAGAGGAGGGCCACCTGGACTAG
- a CDS encoding tryptophan--tRNA ligase has protein sequence MTQTVTPYHVSGDIDYERLLDDFGADRLPDATQERLGHPLARRDVFYAGRDVERFLDADERSVVTGRGPSGPMHLGHVLPFYFAKHLQDAFDATVYVPLSDDEKYYAKDQTYPETRDYLRDNLRDVLAVGFDPENTRIVVDTDDADVVYPVASAFAGDITHNQMTATYGDPPNVGLAFYPAVQTAHLLLPQLVEGAHATLVPIAVDQDPHVRVSRDVAAKAKYDASKPGALLGKFLPSLDGPGKMSSSEGVAIHLDDDPDAVREKIASHAYTGGRATVAEHREKGGVPEEDVPFQYLQAFFEPDDDRLRDIEAAYRAGELLSGELKELAADRIVEFLRAHQSRKADLGALDAELAPYRLTADERERARSAVGL, from the coding sequence ATGACACAGACAGTCACACCCTACCACGTTTCGGGCGACATCGACTACGAACGACTCCTCGACGACTTCGGCGCAGACCGCCTCCCGGACGCCACTCAGGAACGCCTCGGCCATCCGCTCGCGCGCCGCGACGTGTTCTACGCGGGCCGGGACGTCGAGCGCTTTCTCGACGCCGACGAGCGCTCCGTCGTCACGGGCCGCGGGCCGAGCGGGCCGATGCACCTCGGACACGTCCTCCCCTTCTACTTCGCGAAACACCTCCAGGACGCGTTCGACGCGACGGTCTACGTCCCGCTCTCCGACGACGAGAAGTACTACGCGAAAGACCAGACGTACCCGGAGACCCGGGACTACCTCCGCGACAACCTCCGGGACGTTCTCGCGGTAGGGTTCGACCCCGAGAACACCCGCATCGTCGTGGACACGGACGACGCCGACGTGGTGTATCCCGTCGCGTCGGCGTTCGCGGGCGACATCACGCACAACCAGATGACGGCGACGTACGGCGACCCGCCGAACGTCGGCCTCGCCTTCTACCCCGCCGTCCAGACCGCACACCTCCTGCTCCCCCAGCTCGTCGAGGGCGCGCACGCCACCCTGGTACCCATCGCCGTCGACCAGGACCCGCACGTCCGCGTCTCCCGGGACGTGGCCGCGAAGGCGAAGTACGACGCGTCGAAGCCGGGCGCGCTCCTCGGGAAGTTCCTCCCGAGCCTCGACGGCCCGGGGAAGATGAGTTCGAGCGAGGGCGTCGCCATCCACCTCGACGACGACCCCGACGCCGTCCGCGAGAAAATCGCGTCGCACGCCTACACGGGCGGCCGCGCCACCGTCGCCGAGCACCGCGAGAAGGGCGGGGTTCCCGAGGAGGACGTTCCCTTCCAGTACCTCCAGGCCTTTTTCGAACCGGACGACGACCGCCTCCGCGACATCGAGGCCGCGTACCGCGCGGGCGAGTTGCTCTCGGGCGAACTGAAGGAACTCGCGGCCGACCGGATAGTCGAGTTCCTCCGCGCACACCAGTCCCGGAAGGCGGACCTCGGGGCGCTCGACGCCGAACTCGCGCCGTACCGGCTCACCGCGGACGAGCGCGAGCGGGCGCGGTCGGCGGTCGGCCTGTAG
- the thsA gene encoding thermosome subunit alpha, producing the protein MAQQMGNQPLIVLSDDSQRTSGKDAQSMNITAGKAVAEAVRTTLGPKGMDKMLVDSSGNVVVTNDGVTILKEMDIEHPAANMIVEVAETQENEVGDGTTSAVIVSGELLKEAEELLEQDIHATTLAQGYREASQQAREILEDIAIDIDSEDTEYLEKIAATAMTGKGAENAKDVLSELVVRAVQSVADDGVVDTDNIKVEKVTGGAIENSELVEGVIVDKERVSENMPFAVEDANVALLGDALEVQETEIDTEVNVTDPDQLQEFLDQEEQQLEEMVDALHDVGANVVFVDGGIDDMAQHYLAQHGILAVRRTSSDDISRLARATGATPVSNVKDIEADDLGHAGNVAQKDIGGDERIFVEDVADAKSVTLILRGGTEHVVDEVERAIDDSLGVVRVTLEDGQVLPGGGAPETELAMRLRDYADSVGGREQLAVEAFADTLEVIPRTLAENAGLDSIDSLVDLRSQHDGGATAAGLDAYTGEVIDMDDEGVVEPLRVKTQALESATEAATMILRIDDVIAAGDLAGGQIDSDSGGDDGPAGGPGGAGGMGGMGGMGGMGGAM; encoded by the coding sequence ATGGCACAACAGATGGGCAACCAGCCGCTTATCGTACTCTCCGACGACTCGCAGCGAACGTCGGGGAAGGACGCGCAGTCCATGAACATCACCGCCGGCAAGGCCGTCGCGGAAGCCGTCCGCACCACGCTCGGCCCGAAAGGCATGGACAAGATGCTCGTCGACTCCTCGGGGAACGTCGTCGTCACGAACGACGGCGTGACCATCCTCAAGGAGATGGACATCGAGCACCCCGCCGCGAACATGATCGTGGAAGTCGCCGAGACCCAGGAGAACGAGGTCGGCGACGGCACCACGTCCGCGGTCATCGTCTCCGGCGAACTCCTCAAGGAGGCCGAGGAACTCCTCGAACAGGACATTCACGCGACCACGCTCGCCCAGGGGTACCGGGAGGCCTCCCAGCAGGCGCGTGAAATCCTCGAAGACATCGCCATCGACATCGACTCCGAGGACACCGAGTACCTCGAAAAGATCGCCGCGACCGCCATGACCGGCAAGGGCGCGGAGAACGCGAAGGACGTGCTCAGCGAACTCGTCGTTCGCGCCGTCCAGTCCGTCGCCGACGACGGCGTCGTCGACACGGACAACATCAAGGTCGAGAAGGTCACCGGCGGCGCAATCGAGAACTCCGAACTCGTCGAGGGCGTCATCGTCGACAAGGAGCGCGTCAGCGAGAACATGCCGTTCGCCGTCGAGGACGCGAACGTCGCCCTGCTCGGCGACGCGCTCGAAGTCCAGGAGACCGAAATCGACACCGAGGTCAACGTCACCGACCCCGACCAGCTCCAGGAGTTCCTTGACCAGGAAGAACAGCAGCTGGAGGAGATGGTGGACGCGCTCCACGACGTCGGCGCGAACGTCGTGTTCGTCGACGGCGGTATCGACGACATGGCCCAGCACTACCTCGCGCAGCACGGCATCCTCGCCGTCCGTCGCACCAGCAGCGACGACATCAGCCGCCTCGCCCGCGCGACCGGCGCAACCCCGGTCTCGAACGTGAAGGACATCGAGGCGGACGACCTCGGACACGCCGGCAACGTCGCGCAGAAGGACATCGGCGGCGACGAACGCATCTTCGTCGAGGACGTCGCTGACGCGAAGTCCGTCACGCTCATCCTCCGCGGCGGCACCGAACACGTCGTCGACGAAGTCGAGCGCGCCATCGACGACTCGCTCGGCGTCGTCCGCGTCACGCTCGAAGACGGCCAGGTGCTCCCCGGCGGCGGCGCGCCCGAGACCGAACTCGCGATGCGTCTCCGCGACTACGCCGACAGCGTCGGCGGCCGCGAGCAGCTCGCCGTCGAGGCGTTCGCCGACACGCTCGAAGTCATCCCGCGCACCCTCGCCGAGAACGCGGGCCTCGACTCCATCGACTCGCTCGTCGACCTCCGCAGCCAGCACGACGGCGGCGCGACCGCGGCCGGTCTCGACGCCTACACTGGCGAAGTCATCGACATGGACGACGAGGGCGTCGTCGAACCCCTCCGCGTCAAGACGCAGGCCCTCGAATCCGCGACCGAGGCCGCGACGATGATTCTCCGCATCGACGACGTCATCGCGGCGGGCGACCTCGCCGGCGGCCAGATCGACTCCGACTCCGGCGGCGACGACGGCCCGGCCGGCGGCCCCGGTGGCGCCGGCGGCATGGGCGGCATGGGCGGTATGGGTGGCATGGGCGGCGCTATGTGA
- a CDS encoding tyrosine--tRNA ligase translates to MDTYELVTRNAAEVVTEEEVRALADDPEGKRVYVGYEPSGVLHIGHLLGANKLIDLQEAGFDVVVLLADVHAYLNDKGSFDEIEEIAERMREQFLAYGLDEESTEFVYGSSFQFDEDYVLDLHALELETTLSRAERAMSEIKSGDSVKVSQAVYPLMQALDIEYLDVDLAVGGMEQRKVHMLARDVLPNVGYDAPTSLHTPLIADLESGEGKMSSSSGVNISMEDSTEDIAEKVNSAFCPPTRDPEGDLENPVLQIFEYHVFPRFDEVVVQRPDEYGGDLTYGEYEALAADLESGELHPADAKGALADYLDELIAPGRERLRELRS, encoded by the coding sequence ATGGACACGTACGAGTTGGTCACGCGGAACGCCGCGGAAGTCGTGACCGAAGAGGAAGTCCGAGCGCTCGCCGACGACCCCGAGGGGAAGCGGGTGTACGTCGGGTACGAGCCGTCCGGTGTGCTCCACATCGGCCACCTCCTCGGCGCGAACAAACTCATCGACCTCCAGGAGGCCGGGTTCGATGTCGTGGTGTTGCTCGCGGACGTGCACGCCTACCTGAACGACAAGGGGTCGTTCGACGAGATCGAGGAGATCGCGGAGCGGATGCGCGAGCAGTTCCTCGCGTACGGACTGGACGAGGAATCGACGGAGTTCGTCTACGGGTCGTCCTTCCAGTTCGACGAGGACTACGTGCTCGACCTGCACGCCCTCGAACTGGAGACGACGCTCTCGCGGGCGGAGCGCGCGATGAGCGAAATCAAGAGCGGTGACTCCGTGAAGGTCTCGCAGGCCGTCTACCCGCTGATGCAGGCGCTCGACATCGAGTACCTCGACGTGGATCTCGCGGTCGGCGGGATGGAGCAACGCAAGGTGCACATGCTCGCGCGGGACGTCCTGCCCAACGTGGGGTACGACGCGCCGACCTCCCTGCACACGCCGCTCATCGCCGACCTCGAATCCGGCGAGGGGAAGATGAGTTCCTCGTCCGGCGTGAACATCAGCATGGAGGACTCCACGGAGGACATCGCGGAGAAGGTCAACAGCGCGTTCTGCCCGCCGACCCGCGACCCCGAGGGCGACCTCGAAAACCCCGTGCTCCAGATTTTCGAGTACCACGTGTTCCCGCGCTTCGACGAAGTCGTCGTCCAGCGGCCCGACGAGTACGGCGGCGACCTGACGTACGGCGAGTACGAGGCGCTCGCCGCCGACCTCGAATCCGGCGAACTCCACCCGGCGGACGCGAAGGGCGCGCTCGCCGACTACCTCGACGAACTCATCGCGCCGGGCCGAGAGCGGTTGCGGGAGCTCCGTTCCTGA
- a CDS encoding DUF7470 family protein, translated as MLDKLGIQGVLGIVLVLAGLGIVAYNAPVVAVGLFVVLLGLVVLVRRGLRAGMEMMGMA; from the coding sequence ATGCTCGACAAACTCGGCATTCAGGGCGTCCTCGGCATCGTCCTCGTGCTCGCCGGCCTCGGCATCGTCGCCTACAACGCTCCCGTCGTCGCCGTCGGGCTGTTCGTCGTCCTCCTCGGCCTCGTCGTGCTCGTCCGCCGCGGCCTTCGCGCCGGCATGGAGATGATGGGGATGGCCTAA